The following is a genomic window from Mya arenaria isolate MELC-2E11 chromosome 4, ASM2691426v1.
acattaaagtaaaataaattaagcgTTTTGTGTTATATCGGATGCACCATTGATCTGATAAGTAATAAAGAAAATCGAAAACATATTAATCTCTAGCTTCACATAGATAGTGGAAAAATACCTTAAATGTAGTACATTAAGTAATTTTGCTCAATTTATGAAAAGAAGGATATTATATGTTGACAAACTAATGGATTTTATCAATTTGAAGCATACAATTTTTTACGGTGAGAAAAGGTGCAGAGAATTATTATATCGGTTAAAGGAATTTAGTTGTCAAACCCAAAAAGGTATATACTGGATAACTTCCGTGGTTATTGGAATTCGCTGAAATTCTCGTAGTGGAATATTGTGACGCCGGAATCAACTGTTATGTTTGCCATGTGAAACACACCTTGAAGTTTTATTACTTATTAGTTTGAGTCATTGCAGTGATTTGTTTGCGTTAACTGACTCACAATATTATAGACATTTCATTGATATTGATTACAAACTCACACAGTAAGATAATGAACGACGATAGTTACGAAGAAATCACAGGCGTTGGAAAGCGTTGTAccaattcatgttttttatgataattcTTCTATTACCAACCGTGAAAGAAACCGAGTTGCCGAAAAgtgaataattattaatgttaatataatttCTAATAAGACGAcctgaataacaaacataatagATATAGTTGGAACTACAGTTATGTTTTTTGCTGTGTACTCAACTGTGACGTCCCTACCATTCTGCATAGCCGTGTTTGGCACAATAGTGGTCACTGCTTTCATTTACCTAAAGTCTTTAATGAAACAGCCATCGACCATTccaaaattgtatttcaaagaatCAGCATTGGCGACGCATCTTCTCAAGCGATGCAGACTGATGAACCGTACATTCGATCCGCCTTGGTATTTACGAAACGCGCACATCCAAACGATACTTTCATTTATTCTTTCACATACCTCAACTGAATTTGACAGGGAATATCTACAAATGCTTGATCGAGGAATCGTAGCGCTTGACTGGGCTCTTCATTTGTCTGTTTACAAGAAAAAGCGTTGTTCTGTGTTAGTAATACTTCCGGGACTCATGGCTAATGCGGTCAACGTTTCAAACCTTTGTTGTTTAGCTGCTCACAAAGGTTATAGGCCTGTTGTGTTTAACCAAAGGGGATTCGGAAATTCATTTTTAACCACTCCGAAGATATTGAGCAACGGGGATCCGCACGATTTACGAcaagttgtaaaatatattcatggTCGGTACCCAAAAGCGTTAGTTACAATGGTTGGCTTAGGAACAGGTTGTTCGCTTTTACTATCGTATCTTGGAGAATTCGGATCATCGGCAAACATTTGTGCTGGGGTGTGTATATCGGCGTGCTTTGACAACACAGAAAAACTTTCCGATGGCGTTCAAGGAATATAtgacatattatatttgttggCATTGAAAATAACTTTATGTGTACATTCAAATGCACTTTCGAAgtatatcaattttaatgagATGCTCAATTGCTGGTCTTATCGACATTTTGACGAGCTGgtgtattcaaaattatataatttttcaaaCGTCGATGACTTTTGGGACCGCAATAATCCCTTGAGAGATGTGGATGAGATAGCAgttcctttattatttattaatagctTAGATGATCCGTTTTATTCCAAAATCAATATTCCTTACGATCTCTGCAAGTACTATCCACATTTTCTAATGGTTTGTACTAATAAAGGTGGACATTGTGGATTTATTGAAAATCTATGTGACGAAAGTTGGTCTGAGAAACTAGCACTGGATTACTTAGATACCGTGTTAGAGTTTACAAACAAGGGCCATACTATTAATTACGGAAAATGTGCTGTTCGATCTACAATTTAAGTTATTtgataaagtaataaaatgaaattatttatgtgGTTCATTTGCCTATTTGAATAACCATTAGATATACAATTATGCGTTCCCTACAATTATTCACATCAAGGAGCATTGGCCCTctggtaattttttttaaaaaacataattcttCTGCATGTTAGCCTATATGAATAAACGTTAttacaatttgtttatatcttttTCGTGAGTCATTGTGGAATAcagttgaataaaataaaaatattaatcatcTTCCATGCGTTTATGAGACAATCCTCATATACGACCTGAAGTAAAGTATACCTCCCGTtctattgacatattttaacttCTTGAAACGACATTGATACGTTCTAACATTCCGCAATATTAACCACAACAATGAGCACAAACATTATTCCAACGTATTCATATTGTTTGCTTAGGAATTAACGCAACAGTCGTTAATATTTGGCGTGTACCCAATTCCTTATTTTAAAGCAACTATCAAAACACCTCTAGTAATTCGATAGTATTTTGTAATTGATCACTAGTTGCAAGAAATCCTCCTCAATGTATTGCTGTACAATAATTAGGCATTCGTTTAGGTcattaatacataaaaatttAATTTGGATAGAAATGTGTTTGCGTTTCAAATATGAGGTGTTTCGAAGGATCAAAAATTCAGCTTTTACAATTCACCAGGGTATTTTCGTTATCTAAAATGTCATTAAAGACATCGGCACGTACTGTGTGTTGGACTTTACAGATTTGCATCGGAAATGCGGCCTTAAATTATGCACTGTTTCAAACAAGCTCCATAGGGGACTAGTTAGTGTGACGTACCGACTATTGTAAATGTTATTCTGTTAAACGACTTCCGGACGAAgagaacataatttatattcatttttcgGGTTACGGCAGATATAATTTGTCCGATGTCTGATGCTTTGGGATATCTCATGTCATGTGTATGTAGCTTTAAATagacaaaataaatgtacactatttatttacattctATAACCAGTAGAATCTACTCGCTAATTTTACATTAGTGAAACTAAATAAAGATGTTACAGTGGTGCAGTTTGAGAGAGATGGATATAATGTGGAGTTGATTACTATTAAAATAGATCTCACAGGAACACTTTTGGTAAATTAGGTAAATCATTGATTAGAAGTTTGATGAAGCTTGGATTTTGACCAATAAGTTCAAGCCTCAATGTTGCTAGATGTAAAAAGCAATGTCCTCTCCGCTTtcttatttgttaaacaataaatgtctcttATTAGATAACACACATAATATTATAGCAGATGGGGACAGTAAGGGAAAGAGTAATGCTTTAATTagtgaatgtatttttttgatTGTGATGATTTTGACTTtacaaatacattgtttattttggtttgttAGGATGGATGTGAATATAACGATGATGCATGAGGCATGTCCAAAAACTGTATTTCTACATGTAATATTACCATTCAATACATAAACAGTATCTTACGTTGTCTTATGTGTACATTTGACTACATTTCTGTTCAATTCTGGGTCACTTTACAAATTAATATGAGCCAATTACTGTATAGAATCaatctcatacagtacaaaaGTA
Proteins encoded in this region:
- the LOC128232417 gene encoding protein ABHD15-like; this translates as MFFAVYSTVTSLPFCIAVFGTIVVTAFIYLKSLMKQPSTIPKLYFKESALATHLLKRCRLMNRTFDPPWYLRNAHIQTILSFILSHTSTEFDREYLQMLDRGIVALDWALHLSVYKKKRCSVLVILPGLMANAVNVSNLCCLAAHKGYRPVVFNQRGFGNSFLTTPKILSNGDPHDLRQVVKYIHGRYPKALVTMVGLGTGCSLLLSYLGEFGSSANICAGVCISACFDNTEKLSDGVQGIYDILYLLALKITLCVHSNALSKYINFNEMLNCWSYRHFDELVYSKLYNFSNVDDFWDRNNPLRDVDEIAVPLLFINSLDDPFYSKINIPYDLCKYYPHFLMVCTNKGGHCGFIENLCDESWSEKLALDYLDTVLEFTNKGHTINYGKCAVRSTI